From Gracilimonas sp.:
GAAGCTCATACCTTGGTGAAATAACACCGGGAGTATCCAGAAAAACGATCTGTGTATCCTCATCCGAAAATATTCCCACAATCTGATGGCGCGTCGTCTGCGCCTTGTGGGTAGTGATGGAAATCTTGGCGCCCAGAATATAATTCATCAGGGTAGATTTACCGGCATTCGGCTTCCCGATAATAGCTACATATCCGGATTTGTGTGGTTTGTCTTCCATTTTTTTACGTATTAATGTGTTGACGTGCTAACGTGTTAAAGTGTGTGTTTAGAGTTATACACGTAAACACTTTAATACGGTGACACATTCTTAATCAACCAGGCGTTTTAATTCGGTAATCAGCATTAGCGCTTCAATGGGTGTCATTCGGTTCGGATCTGTGGCTTCCAGTTTATTCAGCACGGTTTCAATTCGGGGATCTACGTGTGTTTGGAACATCGTCATCTGAGAGGTTTCGGGCTGTTTTTCTACTTTCTCAGAGAGATTCTTGGTCGCTTCTTTTTTCGATGAAGCCTCATTCTCAATAGTCCCGTTTTTGTTGGTGATGTCGAGGCTGTGACTTTCCAGGTTCTTCAGGATCTCTTTGGCCCGTTCAATTACAACCTGTGGGAGTCCGGCCATGTCGGCTACCTGAATTCCATAACTGTGATCGGCCCCGCCCGGGATGAGCTTCCGCAGAAACACTACTTTGCCGTCATGCTCTTTTACCTGAACGTTGAAATTTTTGGTTCGCTCATACATCTGCTCCAGTTCATTCAGCTCATGGTAATGGGTCGCGAAGAGGGTTTTTGCAGCCACAGGGGCGTGGTTATGTAAATACTCAGCCAGCGACCAGGCAATACTCAATCCGTCAAAAGTAGAAGTTCCGCGACCCACTTCATCCAATAAAATCAACGACCGTGGAGTGGCATTGTTGAGAATGTTGGCTGCTTCGTTCATCTCAACCAGGAACGTACTTTCCCCTGCAGCCAGGTTATCCGAAGCACCTACGCGGGTAAAGATTTTATCTACCAGGCCGATCTTGGCTTCTTTGGCAGGAACAAAACTCCCCACCTGGGCCAGCAACACAATGAGTCCGGTTTGGCGCAGAATGATACTTTTACCGGCCATATTGGGCCCGGTAATAATCAGAATCTGCTGTTCGTCATTATCCAGCTTAATGTCGTTGGGTATAAACGGCTCGCCCATAGGCAGCGACTTTTCAACTACCGGGTGCCGACCTTTTTTGATGTCAATTTCTTCATGATCACCCACTTCCGGTTTGGCATAATTATTCCGGAAGGCGATTTCGGCAAAACCCTGAAGGCAATCCAGCTCTGCAATGGCGTGAGAAACCTGCTGAACGTCATCGGCAAACTCGGCTACATACAGCCTCAGTTCTTCAAACAATTCATACTCCAGGGTTTTGCTGCGTTCCTCAGCCGATAGTACTTTCTCCTCAACCTCTTTCAGTTCCGGGGTGATGTAGCGCTCGGAATTCACCAGCGTCTGCTTTCGGATAAAACTTTCCGGCACTTTGTCTTTATGCGTGTTGGTTACTTCAATGTAGTAGCCAAACACTTTGTTATAGCCGATTTTAAGGGAGGGAATATTATGCTCTTTCGCCAGGTCGTCTTTAATCTTGGCTATATATTTCTTTCCGTTCTTGGCGATATCACGAAGTTCATCCAGCTCATCATTAAACCCGTCTTCAATCATGCCACCGTCTCGCACACTAGCCGGAGGATCGTCTTTAAGGGCAGTATTAATTCGTTCCTGAACTTCAATCAGCAATTTAAGCCGGCTCGAAATATTCTCGAGCAACGGATCATCAATACCTGAAAACTGGGATTTCAATCTCGGAATTTGAGCCAGCGAAAGTTTCAGTTGAACGACATCGCGTGCGTTAGTACGGCCAACCGCAATCCGGGAGATAAGGCGTTCCATATCGCCAACCTGCTCCAGCTCTTCACGTAGTGTTTGCCGGATGTCGGTATTCTTGTAGAGCTTTTCGACCGCATCCAGTCGCTGCTGAACGGGCTTCAGTCTTTTTAACGGACGCATAATCCAGCGGCGCAGCAAACGCCCGCCCATAGCTGTGCAGGTGTCATCAAGTATGGAAATTAACGTACCGTCCGTTCCACCTTCCTGAATACTTGCGGTCAATTCCAGGTTCCGTTTGGTGGCGGCATCCAGGCTCATAAATTCACTGCTTTCATAAGCGTACAGCCGGCGCAAGTGACGTAAATAAGCTTTCTGCGTTTCCTGCATGTAATGCATCAGAGAGCCGGCGGCAACATGAGCCACTTTCAGGTTCTCAACACCAAAACCTTTAAGGGAGTGGGTCTCAAAATGTTCGGTGAGCAGGTTATATCCGTAATCCCCATCATATACCCAATCCTCGATATAACTTATGTTATGGTGGGTGAGCTTTTCGTCCAGCTTGTTCTTCTTTTTTTGCTGAACCAGAATTTCTGATGGCTGGATGGCGGCAAGCAGGCTGTCCAGGTTCTTTTCATCTACATGACT
This genomic window contains:
- the mutS gene encoding DNA mismatch repair protein MutS; the protein is MSAKKKQTPLMRQYFKIKDEHPGTILLFRVGDFYETFADDAQLVSKELGITLTKRNNGGDQTPLAGFPYHALDNYLPKLVKKGYKVAVCDQTEDPEEAKKAGRKIVEREVTEITTPGVTMSEKLLDHKRNNYIASLHWDGSTVGVAFSDISTGEFALSHVDEKNLDSLLAAIQPSEILVQQKKKNKLDEKLTHHNISYIEDWVYDGDYGYNLLTEHFETHSLKGFGVENLKVAHVAAGSLMHYMQETQKAYLRHLRRLYAYESSEFMSLDAATKRNLELTASIQEGGTDGTLISILDDTCTAMGGRLLRRWIMRPLKRLKPVQQRLDAVEKLYKNTDIRQTLREELEQVGDMERLISRIAVGRTNARDVVQLKLSLAQIPRLKSQFSGIDDPLLENISSRLKLLIEVQERINTALKDDPPASVRDGGMIEDGFNDELDELRDIAKNGKKYIAKIKDDLAKEHNIPSLKIGYNKVFGYYIEVTNTHKDKVPESFIRKQTLVNSERYITPELKEVEEKVLSAEERSKTLEYELFEELRLYVAEFADDVQQVSHAIAELDCLQGFAEIAFRNNYAKPEVGDHEEIDIKKGRHPVVEKSLPMGEPFIPNDIKLDNDEQQILIITGPNMAGKSIILRQTGLIVLLAQVGSFVPAKEAKIGLVDKIFTRVGASDNLAAGESTFLVEMNEAANILNNATPRSLILLDEVGRGTSTFDGLSIAWSLAEYLHNHAPVAAKTLFATHYHELNELEQMYERTKNFNVQVKEHDGKVVFLRKLIPGGADHSYGIQVADMAGLPQVVIERAKEILKNLESHSLDITNKNGTIENEASSKKEATKNLSEKVEKQPETSQMTMFQTHVDPRIETVLNKLEATDPNRMTPIEALMLITELKRLVD